From the genome of Procambarus clarkii isolate CNS0578487 chromosome 66, FALCON_Pclarkii_2.0, whole genome shotgun sequence:
CTGtttgacctggggccagattcacgaagtagttacgcaagtacttacgaacctgtacatctttcctcaatctttgacggctttggttacatttattaaacagtttacaagcgtgaaaacttgcccaatcaactgttgttattgttataaacagcctcctggtgcttcggagctcattagctgtttaataattgtaaacaaagccgccaatgattgagaaaaagatgtactacaggttcgtaaatgctggcGTAACTGGTTCGTGAATCTCGCCACAGAGTGGCCAGTGGGCCTTCACCTCTGTTGGTATATTTTCCTGTTATTTCGCGTTAATTCCTGTAGAGGTGGAGGCTGGACGGTTCCCACAGAGGGAGTTCCTTCTGTCATTAAACGATCTAATTCGCGTcattatatctgtgtgtgtggaacATGAAAAGGAGAAAAACGGATATGTGCTTGGATTCTCTGACGGGATGTGGGATCTGGGAGGATGTGGGAGGATGTGGGATGTGTcagtgtgagagagggggggtgtaggatgggaggggggggaggatggtACTTTAGCAGATCAATAAAGACCTTTCAGTTTCACATGGAAACTGAAATTCTTAGACTCCCCGAAACTTAGCCAAGTTATTCTTCCCATGGAACTAAATTCTGTGATTTTTCTTCTCGTTTTAAACCGGTGTAATTAGATGCGGTGTAGATCTAGTTAACGAGGACACTTAATTGGCTTGTTAGCCCGTAACAAGCACAAGTAATTGGCCATCCGTCGAACCATCGTCTCACAAGAGGCATTATTCACTATCCAAGAAAAATGGAGACTCCAAAATAATGTCCTTTGTCTCCTATATGACAAATAAAGAGTCTTTTGTGCCTTAGCCCAAGCACATCAGCCAATAAGGCTCAGCTTACAACCATCCTGAGTTCTGATTGGCTAGCggtgcataataaaaaaaagggTTTGAAATTCCTCATCTAGAAATGGCGACAAAGTGGACTGATTTTTTTCCCTTCTCTTGCGGGCGATTTTGACCCTTAAGAGTAGGGGTGATAGAGGCCAATAATCCCCCTCGAACCCAGACGGATTCACAACCAATCCTTTTGACTTCGTTCTGTACCCCCTTGACATTAGTCACTGCACGCTGCCTATTGAAATATGTCCCGTTTGACTGACAGCCAGAGAATAATGGCCGATTGAGATAATGGGCAGTCAGAACAGCAATGCCTTTGCGCGTTCGGAACCCTGAACGACAATTGTAACCTAAGCTTAGGCTACAATGAACGACACAGTTGTAAGTTTAGCCTAAATACTCCCTCTCACCaacctcaaacctcaacccaaagACAACCACACTGAACCCTAAACCCCAATTTTAACCAAACTGTAACTCCGAGAATACAAAACAAACCAATCAAATCAGTCCACGGGTCGAAATCAAGTCGAAGAGAATCGTAGAAATTGTCGTAAACACAGGCTACACCGCCCCTTAAGTCGAGCAAATGACCAAGGCGAATCAGAATACAAGACGATTGCATGTAGACTACACCCGATACAGTAACACCCAGGAACTGTATCCTCCGCTACACTCTTCCCCCGTcttgagagaaggggggagaggggaaggtggtgataaaCGAGGAGGCAGGAAAGGAGCCAAGGAGGAGAATTAGAAAAAAATATTGTGGAATGAAGGTAATAGAGTGTACCGATAGATGGCGTGGATGAGATTGAGGAGAATGGAGATGGAACGCGATATAAAGTGATATTCcaagtaaatatataatataggaGTTTTTAAGCCTGTTAGaataagagagcgagagagagagagagagagagagagagagagagagagagagagagagagagagagagagagagagagagagagagagagagagagagagagagagagagagagagacagacaggcagagacagagacagacagacagacagacagacagagacagagacagagagacagagagagacagacagacagacagacagacagacagacagacagatgaagCTTAGACAGAAACACAGCTTAGACAGAGACACAGCTTAGACAGAGACACAGCTTAGACAGACACACAGCTTAGACAGAGACACAGCTTAGACAGAGACACAGCTTAGACAGAGACACACAGCTTAGACAGAGACACAGCTTAGACAGAGACACAGCTTAGACAGAGACACAGCTTAGACAGAGACACAGCTTAGACAGAGACACAGCTTAGACAGAGACACAGCTTAGACAGAGACACACAGCTTAGACAGAGACACAGCTTAGACAGAGACACACAGCTTAGACAGAGACACAGCTTAGACATAGACACAGCTTAGACAGAGACACAGCTTAGACAGAGACACACAGCTTAGACAGAGACACAGCTTAGACAGAGACACAGCTTAGACAGAGACACAGCTTAGACAGAGACACAGCTTAGACAGAGACACAGCTTAGACAGACACACAGCTTAGACAGACACACAGCTTAGACAGAGACACAGCTTAGACAGAGACACAGCTTAGACAGAGACACAGCTTAGACAGAGACACACAGCTTAGACAGAGACACAGCTTAGACAGAGACACAGCTTAGACAGAGACACAGCTTAGACAGAGACACAGCTTAGACAGAGACACACAGCTTAGACAGAGACACAGCTTAGACAGAGACACACAGCTTAGACAGAGACACACAGCTTAGACAGAGACACACAGCTTAGACAGAGACACAGCTTAGACAGAGACACAGCTTAGACAGAGACACACAGCTTAGACAGAGACACAGCTTAGACAGAAACGAAGAGCCATCAGACAGAGCCACATAGagcttcccctcctccccctcccccctcatccgCTCCTCCTACACACTATACATCACACTTAAACTCTACTTAAACTCTACTTAAGCTCTACTTAAGCTCTACTTAAGCTCTACTTAAGCTTTACTCAAACAATCCCACATAACACGTCCTTGAATACGAAGCGGGAGACGTGACCCTttgaccccccccctcacacgcgTCACCAAAGTTCAAAGTTCACGATTGTTCTCTCAGATGACGCAAAGTGTGACTGGAGTTTACCACTATAGTGAGTGTTGCTTGACGCAAGCGTGAGTTGTGGTTTGACGCAAGCATGAGTCAATCAGGATGGGATTTGACCCCCTGAATCAAATTctagatgggatatgaggacgaggagctgggatatgaggacagggaagctgggatatgaggacaaagagctgggatatgaggacaaggagctgggatataaggacaaagaactgggatatgaggacaaagaactgggatatgaggacaaggagctgggatatgaggacaaagagctgggatatgaggacaaagaaactgggatatgagaacaaattAAAACACCGCCTTCCTGTCCCTCCCCAGTTCGACTCCCTCCATACAGCCAGACTGAATCAACACCATCAgtaacaccacaaccacgaatGCCAAATGCGAACACCAAATGACCAATTGAACACAGGGAGAACAGCAAAAACACCAATAATAACATATTGCCTCCCATCTCTACTACACAGAAGACGGCGAGAAGCAGCGACAACAACGCGAACAggtcagagagagacagagagagacagagagagacagagagacagagagagacagagagacagagagagacagagagacagagagacagagagagacagagagagacagagagacagagagagacagagagacagagagagacagagagacagagagacagatagagacagagagacagagagacagactgacagagagagacagagagacagagagagacagagagagacagagagacagagagagacagagagacagagagatagagacagagagagacagagagacagagagacagagagacagagagagacagagagacagagagacagactgacagggtagataaggagacAGATATACGGATTTGCGAGGAGTGTGTGTGACGGGCAtgacaaggggagggggggaaggggagggggggaggggaggggggaggggggaaaaggggggaatgggggggggggaattgggaCCACGTGAACCATTACAGGTCGTTACATAGGCTAGTTAGCGTCGATTGTTTACCTGTGATGACGTTACGATAAGgggtctcttcccccccccccccaccaaaaagCCTTATGGGGGGTCTAGTtcttcccccatccccccttccccccccctccttcccccccaagTCACCATCACTGTACCGTAACAGCCtgtaaccaccccccccccccccgccccccccataTCCGCTGTAACCAATCCCTTTCAGATGTAGTCATTATATTCCTGTATTAATAGTGAATCAGAAGAGGTGAAATCAGCCAATCAACGCGAAGATGGacaaaaaataatgaaaatacccCCCCCCTTTGCAACTTCTGGGTTACAGCTGAGAGTACACCTGTAACCGATTCAGTACAGCTTGCAATGGTTAGACGTGGTGAGTTTAGCTTACAATCATGCAGGTTAGCGGAAGAGCCACTGTGCAACTGGCCAGCCATCACAGTGAGGTGATATGATATCTCGGTTTGGGCAAATTTTTGGAcacaattaggttaggttattggaCAAAAAGCTGTTAGGTCATTGGACAAAAAGCTGTTAGGTTATTGGACAAAAAGCTGTTAGGTTATTGGACAAAAAGCTGTTAGGTTATTGGACAAAAAGCTGTTAGGTCATTGGACAAAAAGCTGTTAGGTCATTGGACAAAAAGCTGTTAGGTTATTGGACAAAAAGCTGTTAGGTTATTGGACAAAAAGCTGTTAGGTTATTGGACAAAAAGCTGTTAGGTTATTGGACAAAAAGCTGTTAGGTCATTGGACAAAAGACAGAGACGAGTACCCAACTCCAGATACACATCCCAATCAGAAACATCCCAGTCAGAAACATCCCAATCAGAAACATCCCAGTCAGAAACATCACAATCAGAAACATCCCAGTCAGAAACATCACAATCAGAAACATCCCAGTCAGAAACATCCCAGTCAGAAACATCCCAGTCAGAAACATCACAATCAGAAACATCCCAGTCAGAAAGATCCCAGTCAGAAACATCCCAGTCAGAAACATCACAATCAGAAACATCCCAGTCAGAAACATCACAATCAGAAACATCCCAGTCAGAAACATCACAATCAGAAACATCACAATCAGAAACATTACAATCAGAAACATTCTTGTTCCTTATACCTCTAAGCATTATCATATCATGTCAACAATTCCTAAGAATGTCTCGGCTGCGTGAAGACAGTCTTGGTACATAGTCGACAacgcaacccaagtaaatgtatgtCTTGAAAATGTATATGTATAGGCACCAAATGTGTAATTATACATTTGGTGGCTGtatatacaaccccccccccctcccatacatAACCTATGGAGTGAACACATACTCACtagcacacacacatacgaaccacatcacacacacacacacacaaacacacacacagacatacataTAAGCaaacacatgcatacacacaaatatatacatacaaacacatatatacacaacacCTACAGAAGCACACACACTAATGCAAATGCATTGATGGAAATACActcatggaatgtattaggcggaGAATACATGGAATGTATTAGgtgtatgtggtggaggctgactccatacgcaatttcaaatgtagatatgatagagcccagtaggctcaggaacctgtacaccagttgattgacggttgagaggcgggaccaaagagccagagctcaacccccgtaagcacaactaggtgagaacaactaggtgagtacacacacacaccagtggctaGCAAGCGGGGTttaagagctaaagctcgatcctgtAGGTTCAAACAGGTGAGTACCCAGAAAGATAGCAGGAGACTACAGGATGAGCTGAATGAACAAAAATGattagtccaacaaatggctacttgaCTTAAACTAAAGTAAGTGTAACGCATTAAAACCAGTTTCATATCTCCCCTGAACCCGTCTCTAGAACCCCATATCAACAAATTATTATCAAAGTATCTTCTAAGTTAGCTAAGATGATAATTGTCTttagaaatatatgtaaataatcattCAAGACCTTGTACAACAGGTATGTCAGACCATTCCTGCAGTATGCAGCTCCAGAGTGGTgtacatatctagtcaaacacgaGGCGAAGTTGGAgaatgttcagaggtatgccaccaaactagACCTTGAACTAAGAGTcatgagatacgaggaaaggTAACAGAAATTTCACCTTATGTCACTGGAAAACCgaagagttaagggagacatgattaccacctacacaATTGCGAGGAGAATTGATAGGGCAGACAAGAACAGACTATTTAACATCGGGGTAGACGAATAGCGAACACAGGTGGTAacagaatacccaaatgagccacagacacattagaaatattatttttttcagtttcaatgtTCAGAAGGGAtatggtaggttatcttgaggttatcttgagatgatttcggggctttttttagtgtccccgcggcccggtcctcgaccagtcctccacccccaggaagcagcccgtgacagctcactaacacccaggtacctattttactgctaggtaacaggggcatagggtgaaagaaactctgcccaatgtttctcgccggcgcctgggatcgaacccaggaccacaggatcacaagtccagcgtgctgtgtgctcggccgaccggctttcgACCGACTATTTCTCCTCTACCGGTCGGCCGAGACTGCTCGGCCGACCtgtagaggcagactccatacacagtttcatatgcacATATGAAAGAGCCCCAAGAGCCGAAGCCCAACCCTTGCATACACCATCAGAAGAATACAAGTAGGTAAGTCCACACCCACATCATACCTTCTTCATGAGTATTAAATACAGACTCAATATCAAATAATTACAGCATAAGAAACACAAAAAAACGACCAATGAGCTCTTCTCTCAAGTCATAGCGACCAATGAGCAGGCTCATACCGTAGCCCCCCTCCACCAATCACGGAGCAGAGTCGCCCTTCACAGTCTCAACCCACAAGCAATGGACAATAATTAGAATCCATGTTATACCCCCTAATGCCTCTATAATTTGGACGTCGAGAAATTTACACAGGAATTGCTAGAGACAGAGCCTATAATCCAGGGCATGTGGGTCTGTCTAGAATAAGAAATAGCTTCCTGGATTTCCTTGTTATTCAAGCCCTAGGTCAGAGGTGGTGGAGATGGGAGATTCTCCTGCTCTtcttagtggtggtggaggagagtgttggagatgggaggagagagaaggagattgTCATTTAAGATTGTCTTAAATGAGTACCACATACCtttgtttatttttaaattaattacctTTCGGAATTACCTCAATCTCAATTGGGAATACATGCCTCAATTATATAGACATAAGGACATTAGAATTATAGAAACTGCTGTAGGTCTATTGGCTCACACGAGGcaactaccatatatatatatatgtcgtacctagtagccagaacgcacttctcagcctactatgcaaggcccgatttgcctaataagccaagttttcatgaattaattgtttttcgactacctaacctacctaacctaacctaacctaacttttttggctacctaacctaacctaacctatagagataggttaggttaggttaggtagggttggttaggtttggtcatatatctacgttaattttaactccaataaaaaaaattgacctcaaacataatgaaatgggtagctttatcatttcataataaaaaaaaatatatattaattcaggaaaacttggcttattaggcaaatcgggtcatgcatagtaggctgagaagtgcgttctggctattaggtacgacatatatatatatatatatatatatatatatatatatatatatatatatatatatatatatatatatatatatatcatccgtTCTATTGTTTATCTTATCTCTCATTAACGCAATAATAATATACGCTGAAAGACAGGCGTTTTATGCCATTTTCGAAGTCGTGATACGAGAAattggaatatgaggacaggattcgaagctgggatatgaggatatgaGAGAATCTAAAGAATCTAAGGAAAGGAAGAATGGTAAATATGGAATAATAGTAGATGAAAGTAGACAAGAGTAGACGaaataagtgtgtgtgtataggtcTTGATTCCAaggaatttttaatttttttttttaatttctgtcTATTACATTTCCATCAGTTGACAGATGTCAATCAAGTCTTATAATTAAGGTGATGTCACTTTGGATGAGACACCTGTCTCTAGAGATGAGAACACCTGTCTCTAGAGATGAGAACACCTGTCTCTAGAGATGAGAACACCTGTCTCTAGAGATGAGAACACCTGCTTCTAGTGATCAGAACACCTGCTTCTAGAGATAAGAACACCTGCTTCTAGTGATCAGAACACCTGCTTCTAGAGATGAGAACACCTGCTTCTAGAGATGAGAACACCTGTCTCTAAAGATCAGAACACCTGCTTCTAGTGATCAGAACACCTGCTTCTAGAGATCAGAACACCTGTCTCTAGAGATGAGAACACCTGTCTCTAGAGATCAGTACACCTGCTTCTAGTGATCAGAACACCTGCTTCTAGTGATCAGAACACCTGTCTCTAGAGATGAGAACACCTGTCTCTAGAGATCAGAACACCTGCTTCTAGAGATCAGAACACCTGTCTCTAGAGATCAGAACACCTGTCTCTAGAGATCAGAACACCTGCTTCTAGAGATAAGAACACCTGTCTCTAGAGATCAGAACACCTGCTTCTAGTGATCAGAACACCTGCTTCTAGAGATGAGAACACCTGCTTCTAGAGATGAGAACACCTGTCTCTAGAGATGAGAACACCTGCTTCTAGAGATCAGAACACCTGTCTCTGGAGATCAGAACACCTGTCTCTAGAGATCAGAACACCTGCTTCTAGTGATCAGAACACCTGCCTCTAGAGATCAGAACACCTGTCTCTAGAGATCAGAACACCTGCTTCTAGTGATCAGAACACCTGCATCTAGAGATCAGAACACCTGCTTCTAGAGATAAGAACACCTGCTTCTAGAGATCAGAACACCTGTCTCTAGAGATTAGAACACCTGTCTCTAGAGATCAGAACACCTGCCTCTAGAGATCAGAACACCTGCTTCTAGTGATCAGAACACCTGCTTCTAGAGATCAGAACACCTGCCTCTAGCAaccgatgattgattgattgattgatgaagactaagccacccaagagatggtggcacgggcatgaatatccccgTAAGTAAGTGGTAACGATGCCCAACTGCATCGCAGCTGTCTATAACTCCCCTGGGGTACCTATTTTACCCTCAGgtcaaaggaaacgtgcccaatcgtTTCTGTCCTTCCCCCGGAGGGATAGCCCACGAATCCCTCGGTTGCAAGACGaagacgtagaccactgtgctagtGACTATACAATTGTAATTGTAAACACACAATTGTAATTATAACTGATATCTTCTCAAATTTGTACAGCTTGGTGAAAGAAAacgagcctaacctaacctgacctaccaGGGAGGGGGAACGAACCCGGGTCTCTCGGGTGTGAAGCAGGTGTTCCATGAGGCAATATGTGGGTCTGTGGTCACAGTAGGCGGGCCTCATACTAGGGGAAAATTAACTATTGTATTGCATATAATTCGATTTCCGTTCGAATTAATTTTTGCAACACGTTATTGCAACAGGATTTTCAGGCGGATCCTTGAGCCCAGGAGccgtgggggttatcttgaggttatcttgaggttatcttgagatgatttcggggctttagtgtcccggcggcccggtcctcgaccaggcctccacccccaggaagcagcccgtgacagctgactaacactcaggtacctattttactgctaggtaacaggagcatagggtgaaagaaactctgcccattgtttctcgccggcgcctgggatcgaacccaggaccacaggatcacaagtccagcgtgctgtccgctcggccgaccgcctcCCCATGAGTGATGCTTGGCGTGTGCTTCTAGGTATCAGGgtgttagctcctggacccccgcCTTTCTAAACGTTGGTTGTCTATAGAGTGCTTTGAGGGAGCCGAGCggccagcacgctggacgcgtaaaTCATGTGGTCTCGGGTTTGATACCgagcgccggggagaaacaatgggcagagtttctttcaccctatgcccctgttacctagcagtaaaataggtacttgggtgttagtcagctgtcacgggctgcttcctggggggtggaggcctggtcgaggaccgggccgcggggacactaaagccccgaaattatctcaagaagaTGATTCCCGACCTGATTCTCTCTATGATATATGTCTCTTGTATTTctttctgtcacacacacacacatatatatatatatatatatatatatatatatatatatatatatatatatatatatatatatatatatatatatatatatataaatgtattctCAGGACGTATAGCCAGTAGGAAGATATGTAAGTTcctggtacctgtttactgctaggtgaacagatgcatcagatgaaagaaactgcccatttgtatcTGTCACagatgggaatc
Proteins encoded in this window:
- the LOC123753669 gene encoding uncharacterized protein produces the protein MLRGIRNKNVSDCNVSDCDVSDCDVSDWDVSDCDVSDWDVSDCDVSDWDVSDWDLSDWDVSDCDVSDWDVSDWDVSDWDVSDCDVSDWDVSDCDVSDWDVSDWDVSDWDVSDWDVYLELGTRLCLLSNDLTAFCPIT